CGCCATGATGCGCGAGACCGAGATCCGCGAGGACCTGTCCTGCGGGGTGTCCACGGCCTTGGAGGTGATCCGCGGCAAGACCGCCGCGTTGATCAGCGCCGCCTGCCAGGGCGGGGCGATCCTGGGCGGTGCGACCCCCGAGCAGGCCGAAGCCCTGCGCCGGTACGGGGAACAGCTCGGCATCGCCTTCCAGATCCGCGACGACCTGCTGCCCTACACCGCCGACGAGGACATCACCGGCAAGGCGGCGCAGAGCGATGTCGCCAACCGGCTGCCGACGGTGCCGGTCCTGCTCGCGCACGAGGCCGGCACCGACGCCGACCGCCAACGGCTCGCCGAGGTGTTCCGCGACGACGTCGACACGGTCACCGCGTATCGCGAGGTGCGCGACATCGTGATCCGGACCGGTGGCGCCGAACAGGCCGCGCAGCGCGCCTGGGACTGCGTCGAGCACGCCCGCGCGGCGCTGGCCGGGGTTCCCCGGCCCGACCGGCTCCTGGAACTGGCGGTCACCGCCGTCGACCGGATCCACTGAGGAGCCGCATGTCCTTGCGGGTGAAGGAAGTACGGCATTCCTACGGCATACGCGAGGTGCTGCGCGGGGTCACCTTCGACGTCCCGGACGGTGCGCTGGTGGGCGTGGTCGGGGAGAACGGGGCGGGCAAGACCACGTTGCTGCGCATCCTCTCCGGCGACCTGACCCCCACCGGCGGCGTCGTCGACCGCACCGGCCGCCTGGGGTACTGCCCTCAGCAGGTCGTGCTCAACGAGGCGTTCACCGTGGCCCAGCACCTCCGGTTCTTCCAGGTCGCTTACCGGCTCGGTGATCTGCGCTACGCCGAGGAGCTGATGGAGGTGCTGAACTTCGCCCAGTACCGCCATGATCGCGTCGGCACGCTCAGCGGCGGCACCCGGCAGAAGCTCAACCTCACCCTCGCGCTCATGCACGACCCGGACCTGCTGCTGCTCGACGAGCCCTACCAGGGCTTCGACTGGGACACCTATCTCCGCTTCTGGGATCTGGCCCGGCTACTGCGCGCCCGCGGGCGTTCCGTGCTGGTGATCTCCCACCTCGCCCACGACAAGGATCGCCTCGACACGCTGCACCAGCTCACCGCCGGTGTGCTCGACCCCGATCCCGCACTCACCGAAGGCCACCGCTAGATGCACTTCCGGACCGCGACCCGCATGGCGGTGATCGAACACGCCCGCAACCACCTCGCCCTGTGGCTGATCGCCCTCTACCTGCCGTTCTGGCTGACCGCGATCTACTTCATCCTTCCCGGCCACCGCGTCGGGTTCGTCCTGCGCGCCGCGGGCGACACCGTGTGGGCGCAGGGCAACGAGCTCACCCAGATCACCGGCGCCATCAACGCGGTCACCCAGATCGTCGGCTTCATGATGTTCACGGTCACCTTCAGATCCGGCGCCTTCGACCGCAGGCTAGCCCTCGCCGGGTTCCCGCGCGGCCACCTCGTGGCCGCCAAGACCTGCGTGCTGGTCGCGCTGTCCACCGTGATCGCCTGCTACACCGCCGCGCTGATGACCCTGTTCTGGGACCAGCGACGGACGTGGCTGCTCGCCCTCGCCCTGCTGCTCGCCGCCATGACCTACGGCGCCTTCGGCGTGCTGCTCGCCACCTCGGTCCGCGGCGAACTGGAAGGCATGTTCCTCGTCCTCATGATCAGCATCGTGGACGTCGGGCTGCAGAACCCGATCGCCAACCACGCGGCCGGCAATGACCTCATCTCGATGCTGCCCACCTACGGCGCGATGCAGACGGCCTCGGCCGCCGGGTTCTCCTCCGTCGTCCCGTACTCGCACCTGGCACTGCAGCTCACCTGGTTCGCGGTCCTGTCCGCTCTCGGCCTGATCGTGTTCCACCGCAACACCCGAGACCGAACCGCTCTCCCCGCCGCGTACGGAAACTCTCGGCGAAAGTCGTAGCCGGGATGTCGAGATCGTCGTGGCGGCTCCGTCCCAGGGGCGGATGCGGCCGACGTGGCCGTCACCCCGTACCGGAAGGACAGCCATGCGAAAGCTCATCGTCCAGCAGTGGGTCACCGTCGACAACATCGCCGCGGAGGAGGACGGCGGGCTCAGCTTCGTGTCCGGGGAGCCCTTCTCCGAGAAGACCGACCCCGCGTTCAGGGCGAGCGTGATGGGGTTCATCGACTCGGTCGACACGATGGTCCTCGGCGCGAACACCTACGCCCAGTCCAAGGACTACTGGCCGCACGCCGAGGAGCAGGGCGAGTACGGCGAGAAGCTCAACAACCTCACCAAGTTCGTCGCCTCGTCGAAACTGGACGAGGCGCCCTGGGGCGGCTTTCCCGCCGCGACCGTGACGCGCGACCCGGTTGCCACCGTCCGGGAGCTCAAGGAGCAGGGCGGCAGGGACATCTGGTTGTGGGGGAGCCTGAAGCTCATGCACTCCCTGCTGGGCGCCGGTGTCGTCGACGAGGTCCGGATGATGGTCTGCCCGGTCTCACGCGGCACGGGAACGCGCGTTTTCGCGGATCGCCACGAGATGAAGCTGGTCGAGGCCACCGGCTTCGACAACGGCCTCGCGCTCGTGCGCTACGAGATCGGCAAGTAGGAGGGAAGATCCACGGCCATCGCGGAGCACCTCGACCGCGCCACCGATGCTCGCCACGACCGGATGCGGGACCGGTACGCCTCGACGCACCCGCCTGGACATCGGGACGAACCTTTGGCCGTGCGGATCCAGTACCCAGAAGACGGGCGACCACGCGGGAGGTTGTCCGTCTTCTTCAGCCGCTCGGCGGCCGAACGCCGCTGGACGACTTGTCGAGAACGCGGGACCGGCTCCGTCCCAGGGGTGCGAGCGGCCACGACGGACCGCGCCACGACGAAGGAGAACCGCCATGAGCACGGTGCGACGCCTCGACCACATCGGAGTCGTCGTCGAAGACCTCGACGCGGCTACGGAGTTCTTCCTCGGCCTCGGTCTGGAGAAGGCGGGCGCGATGTCGATGCGGGGTGACTGGATCGGCGGGATCATCGGGCTGGAGGACGTCCACACGGACGTCGTCTTCGTGAGCGCGCCCGACGGCACCGGCAAGCTCGAGCTGATCAAGTTCCATTCGCCCGCCGACGACCGGGGAGTGCGGGAGGCGGCGGCGAACCGGCTGGGCATCCGCCACCTCGCCTTCGTCGTCGAGGACCTGGACGGCGTTCTCGGCGCACTGGCGGCCAAGGGTGCGACCAGGATCGGGAAGATCCACGACCACGAAGGCGTTGTCCGGCTCTGCTACGTGCGCGGCCCCGAGGGGATCATCGTCGAGCTGGCCGAGGAGATCGGCTCGTGACGAGGCGGCCTACGCGCCCGCGGCGATCTTCGGGAAGTCCTTGCGCTTGATCTTGGCCCGGCGCCCGTCGGGGTGGTGGAAGACGATTCCCTCCGCGAGGTGCCCTGGGGAGAACTTGCTCTCCATCGTGCTGAGGAAGTCCCGAAGGCCTTGGTAGCTGCGCGGCACGTCGGGCACGGTCGGCGCCTGGAAGTTGAAGGGCAGGCACAGGTGGTCGTCCAGGGCGAGGGGATTTCCCTGGATGCGCGGCCCCAGCGCCTCGCACGCGTGCTCGCCGTCCGGCCACTGCGCGACGTCGGTGTTGCGCGCCGCGGCGAGAATCCACTTGTCCTCGGCCGATCCCTCGTCGGTGTCGACGTACCAGCCATCCAGAATGCCTTGCTGCTTCTGCGCTTTGCCCGGGTTGCGCCGCTTCTCGACACGGACCAGGTGCCCGGACCGCACGGTCAGGCGGACGTTGGTGCCGTCGAGTTTCTCGGTGCCGACACCGGCCCCGTCGAACACCCAGGCGCACTCGGCCCTCGGCCGGTCGACGACCTGGAAGCGATCGTCACGTTCGAACAGCGTGGGGATCTTCTCCATGACCAGTTTTCCTTTCGCCACATGCCCGATCAGTTCCTCGTGCGTGATGACTCCGCTCGCCAGCCCACCGGCGAGCGCTCGAACCAGGTCCGCGACCGGCACGTCGGCTTCGACCGCCACGCGTTTGAGCGCCTTCTTCTCCTCCGGGGAGAGCCAGGCGACCAGGCGCGACCACCCCTCCGGAGGTGTCCAGCGCGCCAGCGTCGTGGGGTCCTTGCGCGGGCGTCCTCGCTTCTTGGCTTCAGCCACGGGAGGACGCTAGCCAGCCGCAGTGCGTTGTGTCAATTGGCATAATAGAAAATAGCCGCTGGTATAGCTCCAGGTCAGCCGCGTTGCGCGGTCCGGAAACCCCGGGTCGGGGGCACCTCGGTCGCGGGGGCGATGAGGGCGAGGCCGGGGGCGGCCCTGTGTTGTTCACCGGGATGTCCACATCCGGCTCGGCGGCGAGCAGGGCGTCGGCGCCGGCGGGCTCAGCGGGGTGGAGTCGGGTCCCCGAATGCGGCTGCCAGCGCGCCGGCGATCAGGTCGGGCAGGTGCGGCCGGCCATCCTCCTCGGCCCATCGGACCAGTGCCGTGTGCATGACGGCGAGGCAGGCGCTGGCCGTCGCCTTTGCGAGGAAGGGATCGGTGGCGTCGTCGCCGAGGGCGGTGACGATCGCCTGCTGCAGCGCGTAGTGGTTGTCGAGGTGCCTGGCGCGCAGGGCCGGTGTGGAGATCATGAGCTCCAGTCGCGCGAGCAGGAACTGCTCCTGGGAGTCGCCGGTCAGGGCGGAGGCCGACTCGACGAGCGCGGTGCCGATGCGGTGCGCCAGCGGTTGCCCCGGTGGGGATGCGGCGACCCGCTCGGCCACCAGTTCGCTGTGCTGGTCGACGAGGACGAGGTCCTCCTTGGTGGGGAAGTGCCGGTACACGGTCATGGGGGAGACCCCCGCGGCCTCGGCCACCCCCGCCACCGTCGTCGCGTCGTAGCCGCGCTCGGTGAACAGCCGCACCGCATGCGCCTGGATGGCCCGCTGCGTCTCGAATCGCCGTTGCGCTCGCAAGTTCACGTGAGAGAGACTACCGTCCTGATAGTCACTACCAATTCGGTAGAAACTAACACCTAAGGGTGGTCATGAGCGATCTGACCGACAGGACGGCACTCGTCACCGGTGCTTCGCGCGGCATCGGGCGGGCGATCGCGATGCGACTCGCGAAGGACGGAGCGGCGGTCATCGCGCATTTCGGGGCCGACGAGGAGGGAGCGAAGGCGACCGTCGAGCAGATCCGGCACCGCGGCGGCACCGCGTTCGCCGTCGAGGCGCGGCTCGGCGTGGACGGCGACACGGAGAAGCTCTTCGCGGGGGTCGAGGCCGTCCTGGCCGGGCGGCCGCTCGACCTCCTCGTCAACAACGCCGCGGCACCACCGGCAGGCCCGATCGGCACCACGACGCGCGAGGAGTTCGACCATCTCTTCGCCGTGAACGTGCGAGCTCCGTACTTCATCGTCCAGCGAGCCCTGCCGCTGCTGCGCGATGGTGGCCGCATCGTCACGATCTCCTCCGTGGCGACGCGGATGGCCAACCCCGCGCAGACGTCCTTCGCCATGACGAAGGGGGCGGTCGAGACGATGAGCAGGACCTTGGCCGCTGAGCTGGGGGCTCGGGGGATCACGGTGAACGCGGTTGCGCCCGGCGCCACCCGCACGGCGACCAACGCCGCGCTCTTCGAAGCGCCGGGCCTCACCGAGCTGATCACCGCAGCGACCGCGCTCGGCCGGCTCGGCGCGCCCGAGGACGTCGCCGACGTCGTCGCGTTCCTCGTCTCCGACGCGGGGCGCTGGGTCACCGGTCAGGTCATCGACGCGACTGGCGGCCTGTTCCTCGGCCCGCGTGCCTGATGCCTAGGGAGTAGTCATTCGCTGCGGGGCAGAAGGTGTTGCAGGGCAAGGAATCTGCCGCTGACGCCTGCGCGCGGGGAGGATGCCGTTGGGCGGAGCTGAGCGCGAGGAAGCCGCCGTAGTCGTGCCCGAACAGGTTGCCCGCGTCGATGCCGAGCGCGTCCAGGGCGCGCCCGACGCGCTCCACCTCGGTGTCGTAGTCGAAGCGCCAGGAGCGGTGGTTGGCCGGGTAGCCGCGCAGCAGCACGATCGGCTCGGCGGCGGGGTCGCCCAGGTCGGCGTAGGCCAGCTGGGCACCGTCGAGCCGCACCGACCGCATCTCCCTCAGCTGCGGAGCCGCGTCGAGAGGTAGGTCAACCAGGATCGCGGACGGCGGAGCACGGCGGTGATGACGTCCATGGAGTCGAAGTACGCGACGCGCTCGGCGATCAGCCCGTCCTGGAGCACGATCTTGTCCACGAGCGGCCATTCGACCGGACGACCGCCGAGGGTGCCGTGCAGGCGGCCCCAGATCAGCACGTGGCCCGAGCCGTGCGCCCAGCCGTGGACGTCGTAGCGCAGGTCGGGGATCAGCGCCATCGTCCGGCGCATGAACTCCCGCGCCTCGTCGATGCCGCGGGTGTTGCGGTCCATCGGGTGGATCAGGCGGACGTCGGGGCGGAACAGCGGGGTGAACGCGTCCGGGTCCATCCTGCTCCACGCTTCGGTGAACCGTTCGACGATGTGCGCGGCTTCGGTCTGGTCAGGTGTCTGCGGCATGATCGGGTTCCTGTGTCGTCGGTGCGGACAGCTGGACGAGCACTTCATCGGCGGCTCGTTCGCCCGCGCGGACGGCACCGTCCATCGTGGTCTGGAACGCGGCCGCGGTTTCAGCGCCCGCCCAATGCAGGTGGGTGCACGGTCTGCGCAGCACGGTGCCGAACGCGCGCACGAGCCCGCCGCGCACGGCGATCACGTCGACGCCCTCGACGTCGACGCGGCGCGCTCGGCTCCAACACCTCGCCCTGCAAGGGAAACGGCTTCACCAGCCGAGCGCCGAACCGGTACCGGCTGGTCACCAGGTCGTCCGCGACGTGCAGTGCGGCCGTCGCGGTGCTGAGGACGTCCACTGGTTCCACGAGCACGCCGCCTCTCCGGCCCCACTATTGCAAGCATTGCAATAGTGAGTGCACGGTAGCGCACGCCGCGGTGTCTTGCAATGAGTGCGAGAACGGCCTCGCTGCGTCGGCTCGTCATCGCAGTCAGGGCCGGTCCTACGATCGGTGCCGTGCCGACCGTCGTGACCGAGGCTGACCGTGAAGCGGACGAACGAGCGGAGGCAGCCGTCACCTTGTCGCCGGGCGCCGATCGGGAAACTGGCCTGGCGGGTCGGCCGATGCCCGCGGACCGGGTGCGCTCCTGGGTCATCACGATCGTGCTCACGGTCGTCGGCGGTGCCGTCCGGCTGCAGAACCTGGGTCATCCCACGCACAACGGCACACCGGTCTTCGACGAGAAGTACTACGCCGTGCAGGCGTGGCAGATGCTGCGCAACGGCGGGTACGAGGACAACCCTGGCTACGAGTTCACGGTCCACCCGCCGCTGGGCAAGCAGCTGATCGCGCTCGGCGAGTGGCTCTTCGGGTACACCGGCTGGGGGTGGCGGTTCGTCCCGGCCCTGCTGGGCACGCTGATGATCCTGATGATCATCCGGATCGCGCGTCGGCTGACCAGGTCCACCCTGCTCGGCGCGATCGCCGGGCTGCTGCTGATCTGCGACGGCGTGCTGCACGTGATGAGCCGGATGGCGATGCTGGACATCGTCCTCGCGTTCTTCGTGCTGGCCGCGTTCGTGTTCCTGCTGGCCGACCGCGACCAGGTCCGCGACCGCCTGGCCGTCGCGGTGCGCGAGGGCTGGGTGAACGACTCCGGCCGCGGTCCCCGGCTGGGCTTTCGCTGGTACCGCTTCCTGTGCGGCGTCTCGCTCGGCCTGGCGTGCGCGACGAAGTGGAGCGGCCTGTACTGGATCGCGGCCTTCGGCCTGATGATGGTCGTCTGGGACGGCTCGGCCCGGCGGGCGGCCGGTGTGCGCCACCCCTGGTCCGGCGCGCTGCGGAGGGATCTCGTCCTCGGCCTGTGGGCGCTGGTGGTCGTCCCGGTCCTGGTGTACCTGGGGTGCTGGTGGGCGTGGTTCGCGAGCGAGACCGGCGTGGACCGGCACCTGGTGGACTCGTGGCAGTTCGTCTTCCCGCCCGCGTTGCGATCGCTGTGGGGCTACTCGGCGAACGTGCTGGACTTCCACGAACACCTGGTGACGACCCCGGGGCAGCAGCACCAGTGGGAGTCCAAGCCCTGGACGTGGCCGATGGGCCTGCGCCCGATGCTCTACCACTGGGACGGCACGACCACGGGCTGCGGCGAGTCGTCCTGCGTGAGCGCGACGATGCTGATCGGTACTCCGGCGATGTGGTGGCCGGCGTTGCCGATGATCGGCTGGAGCCTGTGGCGGATGACCGCCCGGCTGGACTGGCGGTACGCGGCAGTGCTCGTGGCCTACCTGGCCGGACTGCTGCCGTGGTTCGTCAACCTCGACCGCCAGATGTACTTCTTCTACATGACGCCGACCTCGGCGTTCCTGGTTCTCGGCCTCGTGTTGCCGCTCGGGCAGATCCTCGGCAAGGCCTGCGCCGGATTCGAGAGACGCGGGACCGGTCTGCTCGTGGTGTCCCTCTACGTCGGACTCGTGGTGGCCGACTTCGTGTGGCTGTGGCCGATCCTGAACGGTGACTCCATCACCCACGCCCGCTGGGACGCGGAGCTGTGGCTGCCTTCGTGGCGCTGAGCGGAACGGTCGCCGCGCGCTTGAGGGTGCTGATCACCGGAGCGGTCTCCAGGTGCTCGATCGCCTCGATCGTCGCGACACGGTCGGTCAGGCAGGTGTAGAGCGCGTCGACGTCGCGGCACACGACCTTCGCGAGCAGGTTGGCCGGGCCGCGTGGACGTGGCTCTGCACGGCACTCGGTCTCGCGACGCTGGTGGCGTTCGCTCGTCACCAGCGCGGCCGGACCGACGCGCTCGTCGAACCGGGCTTGTTCCGGGGCAGGGGGTTCGCCCTGTCGCTGGTCAGTTCGCTGCTGTTCTTCGCGGTGATGAACGGCCTGCTGTTCGTGCTCGTGCTGTTCCTCCAGCTCACCCAGGGCAAGACCCATCCGGCGCCGCGCTCGCGCTCCTGCCCTGGTCGGCCGGGCTTGCGATCGGCTCGTGGACCGCCGGTGCGGTGCTCGCGCCCCGCTTCGGGGCGAAGGTGATGCGCGTCGGTCTGGGGCTCGTGCTGGTCGGTCTGGCAGGGCTCACCGTGTCGCTCACAGCGGCGCCGCTGCTCGCGACCGGGATCGGCCTGGGCGTGTTCACCGTGCCGTTCTTCGGCAACGCCCTGTCCGGTGTCGCCCCGCACGAAACCGGCTCGGCGTCCGGTCTGCTCAACGCGGTGCAGCAGCTCGGCGCGACCGCCGGAGTCGCCCTGCTGGGCAGCGTGTTCTTCCGGTACGGCATGCAGCAGGCGGTGATCACCTCGATCGTGCTGATCGCGGTCGTCCTGGCGCTCAGCGTTCGGTCAGGGCGTCCTGAACGCGCGATGACAGCGGTCGGTCGCTGAACAGGAGCCGGATCGCAGCAGGGTCTGGGTTGCCCGCGTCCGGTCCCCGCCACACGTGGGTGAGGCCCAGGCGTTCGACGGCGCGGCGGGACCGGTCGTTGCCGTCGAGCACGTAGGCGGTCACGGGCAGGTCCGGTCGCAGTACGCGGGCCTGCGCGATCGCTGCCGCGCTGATCTCCTGGGCGTGGCCCTGTCCCCACCATCGGGGATCGAGGCGGAAGCCGAGGTTCCACGCGACGCCGTAGCGGACGAAACAGCCTCCGACGCCGACGAAGTCGTTGTCCTGCACCGGTTCCGCGCTGCGGACGATCCACATGCCGAGGCCGTCGCGCTGCCACGCCCGGCGCCAGTTCTCGATCATCCGCTCGGTCTGGTCGATGTCGTCGTGACGGCTCAACGGGTCCGGGCCCCACACGCGCGGGTCCGAGTACAGCGCGAACACCTCGGGCAGGTCCTCCGGCTCCGGTGCGCGCAGGACCAATCGTGCGGCGGGCATGGCGTGCTCCTGGGAGGTCATGCGTGAGGTGGGAATCTGCGGGCCAAGGTCTCGAGTGCTTGCAGCACTTCGGTGAGCACCCGCGGGTCGTCCGTGCCCAGTGCCGCCGCCACGGTGTCGTCGATCGGGACGGATGCGCGCTGGGCGGCCCGGGCGGGTACGTCCGCGTGGGGGCGGACCAACGTGCGGCGCCGGTCCTTCGGATCATGATCGGTGACGAGGACGCCCTCGTCGCGCAGCCGCGCCACCGCCGCCGAGACGTGGCTCTGCGGAAAGCCCGTGCGGCGGGTGATCTCGCTGACCGAGCTGTCGGGGTTGTCCATGACGTCGGCCAGCACGAGCCGGACGCTCGCCGGGAGCCGGTGGAACAACGACGGCGGAATCGCCTGCTCGCCGAGCTTGGTGAGGGTCCGCCCCAGGCGGAAGAGCGCTAGACCGTCCACGCCCCCATGATACATCTGGACTGATGTATCAGTTCTGATGTTTTAGGAGGCGTCCGTGACCACCCCGCTGCACCGCCGGATCCGCGGCGAAGGCCCGTTGCTGCTGATCGTCCAGGGCGGCTTCGGCAACGCCGAGCACACCGAGGGCCTGGTCGAAGCCCTGATCGACGACTACACGGTGGTGACCTACGACCGCCGCGGCCTGTCCCGCAGCCCGAGTTCGTCCGGGCCATTCACCATCTCCGACCACGCCGACGACGCCGCCCGCCTGCTCGCCGAGCTGACCGACGAACCGGCGTACGTGCTGGGGTGCAGCATCGGCGCGGTGGTGGGCCTGGACCTGGCGGCGCGTCACCCCGACAAGCTTCGCCACCTCCTCGCGCACGAGCCACCCGCGCTGCGCGTGTTGCCCGAGGCCCGCCGCGCTGAGGCGATCAGAGCACACGAGGACGTCGAGGGAGCCTTCCGCGCGCACGGTCCCGGTGCCGCGTTGCCGAAGTTGTTCGCTCTGATCGGGGCGGACCTCACCCCGGGGCAGGCGCCCCGGAAGCCCGACCCGCATCAGGTCAGCGACCTGATGTCCTTCCTCGCCAACGATTTCCCCGGCGTCCGCGGCCACCACCTCGACCTGGACGCGCTGCGCCGGACCGCCTCCCGGATCACCGTCGGGGTCGGTGCCACCAGCGCCGGGCTGACCGACCACGAGTGCGCTCGCGCGCTGGCCGAGCACCTCCGCGCCGACCCCGTGGAGTTTCCCGGCGGCCACGGGGGCGCCGCCACCCACCCGGCCGCTTTCGCCGCGACCCTGCGCTCGGTCCTCGTCGCAGCGGCAACAACCTGACCGCAAAGCTTGTCCGCATTGAGGTGGAGCACGCACCGGCGGAAGTTCTTTCGACTGGTTCGGGCACCGATGTCGATTTGGGCCCGCCCGGTTCGACGCAGGGGTGACAGGAGACGATCGACACCTCGGGAGATGACGATGAGGGCAGGCCGACGCGAGTGGTGGGGGCTGGCAGTGCTGGCGCTGCCGACACTGCTGTTGTCGCTGGACATGAGCGTGCTGCACCTGGCGGTCCCGCACCTGGCCGCCGATCTGCGGCCGAGCAGCACGCAACTGCTGTGGATCATCGACATCTACGGCTTCATGATCGCCGGGTTCCTGGTCACGATGGGCACCCTGGGCGATCGGTTCGGCAGGCGGAGACTGCTGATGGCCGGCGGTGCCGCCTTCGGCGTGGCGTCGGTCGTGGCGGCCGTGAGCACCAGTCCGGAGATGCTGATCGGGGCGCGC
The window above is part of the Allokutzneria albata genome. Proteins encoded here:
- a CDS encoding alpha/beta fold hydrolase translates to MTTPLHRRIRGEGPLLLIVQGGFGNAEHTEGLVEALIDDYTVVTYDRRGLSRSPSSSGPFTISDHADDAARLLAELTDEPAYVLGCSIGAVVGLDLAARHPDKLRHLLAHEPPALRVLPEARRAEAIRAHEDVEGAFRAHGPGAALPKLFALIGADLTPGQAPRKPDPHQVSDLMSFLANDFPGVRGHHLDLDALRRTASRITVGVGATSAGLTDHECARALAEHLRADPVEFPGGHGGAATHPAAFAATLRSVLVAAATT